Genomic DNA from Pseudomonas fitomaticsae:
AGCGCTTTCACCACGCCGGCCACGTCCTCGATCGGTACGTCCGGATCGACCCGGTGCTGGTAGAGCAAATCGATGTAATCGGTCTTCAACCGACGCATCGAACCCTCGACGGCGATCCGGATGTGCTCGGGGCGGCTGTTGAGGATTTGCTGTTTATTGTCGTCGCCGAAGGTAAAGCCGAACTTGGTGGCGATGACCACTTGATCGCGGACCGGCGCCAGCGCTTCGCCCACCACTTGCTCATTCAGGTAAGGGCCGTAGACCTCGGCGGTGTCGAAGAACGTTACGCCTTGATCAACCTCTGAGCGGATCAGGGAGATGGCTTGTCGAGTATCGGTGGCAGGGCCGTAGCCATGGCTCAGGCCCATGCAGCCAAAGCCAAGGGCCGATACGGTGAGTGAGCTGTTGCCGAGTGTTCGCTGATGCATTCTGATCTCCCGTGGTTTGGCATTGGGAGAACAGTAAGCGAGCACAAGAGAGGGCACTAGACGGGTAAATCGGCAAGGGTTTATGAGAAGTTTTCATCAATCTCACAAAAGACGAGGGTTACCCCGTCATCAAGCGACGACTGAGTCGGGATCAGAAAAAATCGTTGTAGATTTTTCTAATGCCCAGGTTGATCTCTGTGGGCTGCCAATCGACCGGCAAGCCATTCACATCGAAGGTGATGTCTTCATGGTTGGCTTTGGATGAGCTGCAGCAGATATAGATTTTTTTATTGATGATCTGCTCGACAATCAGCTTCAACTGCAGAATCGATGTTGGCTTGCCTGAAGCCAGCATCTCGATGCTGCCTGAAGTGTTATTTGAAGTTATTCTGTTTGCAATGTGCTGTCCGATGTCGGCACTAAAGACATAGTCTCTGAGTGTGTTCATGGAACCAAGTATGTTGACTTCTTTGTTCAGCAGGCCATTTTTTAAAAGTGTCGAAATGAAGCCGAATCGTCCGCTGTTCATAAAGCCATAGACAGAACTTGGCCTGTAGATGAAGCAAATTCTGTTGTCGACGGTATCCAGCAGTAATTGTTCAAGTTGAAGTTTTTGATTTCCATAAGGACGGCAGGGGGAGGGGGTGGAGGTTTCGTTGATCAGTTTTTGTGATTCGAACAGTCCGCCGGCGGAACTCACCAAATGAAATCTGGCAGAGTTGCAGAGGCCTGAACTTGAAATTTCCCCGTGAAGTTCAAGTATCCTTTGAAAGGATTTTTTTTCCTCTTCCAGTTCTTCGCAAGATGATACAAAACCACATTTGCCTGCCGCCCACACCACATCTATGGCAGGTTCGCGCCCATGTCCAGTGCCCGTCATTGGGTCGTGAGACAGAGTGCGGAGTTTGTCTATGATACTTGATGCATCTGATGCTTGTTGCTGGCGGTCAGTCCAGCTGAAGTCGTGAGTAAATGGGGAGTATCCTGTTTTGGTTAAAGCGTTGACGATCTCCAGCCCTATCAGTCCGATACCAAAAATCAGCACGATCTCTGTGTGCGTTTGGTGAGCGAGCGACTTCTTACATAAAATAATCATGCCTCACCCTCTGAGGTAGTCTACGAGGAACTTATCCCGGGATCGGTCCACCGTATAAAATGTGGGTTTTCCATTCAGGTGCAGGATGGCAACCATCAGGTACTCGACAAGCACTGTTGAAATGACACTTATAAGTCCCCCGAAAAACAGAGTTGCTGTAAACAGGGAGGCCCAGCCATGTGTGTCAATGGTTTCCGGAAACAGAAAATGCTGAATTAATGTGATTGCCATGAACAGAATGGATGTCAGGAAAGCCAGAATACCGGCCAATCCTGCAAACCGGAGCAGTTTCGTGTTGCTCGAGATCGCCATGCGACGTGCATGAGAAAGTAACTGCTTGAGCGAATACCCGCTCTGTTTTCCATTGATTACCCGATGGTCTTTTATACTCAGTGGCACGCAAATGATGCGCTTGGTAAACCAGGTGAGCGAAATGTCAAAGTAAGTATCGTATGAACACACGCTGGCGGCTGCGCGAGCCAACGTGCCCCTCATCACGCGGAAACTGTTGAATGAAGAGATCTGTTCATTTCCTGTAAAGACCTCCATGGCTTTTTTAAAGCCGCTGGAACCCAGATCGCGGATCAAGTTTTCATGAACGGCTGCAATGGGTTTTGCGTAAGCAACATCTTTATCCTGCAAGACAACTTTAGCCAGAAGGTTGATGATTTCACTCGGTGGGTGCTGAAGATCTTCATCCAGCGTAGCCACCCAGTCACTGGAAGAGTGGAGGATTCCGGCCATTGTGGCGGGATGTTGTCCGAAGTTGCGAGATAAATGAAGAACACGTATCCAGTCATGTTCCCGCGCCAATTCGCAGAGCACCGTCGCTGACTCGTCAATGCCCTCATCGAGCACAAAAATCGACTCGACAAGTTGAATCGGAGCTTCATCCTCCTGCAACTTGACTCTCACTTCCGCCAGTGCAAGGACCAACTCGCGGAGATAATCCTGTCCAGAGTAAACGGGTGTCACTGTTGATAGGGTAAGCATGGCGCGCCTCTAGTCCGGTTTTGTGGGGGATACAGCTTCAGGCTGCGGCGTGGATAGGGAATCCTTCTTGAATGCATAGTGTTTGCAAAGAATGTAATTCGTGACGGTATACGCGGGCATTCCCAACGCTTGAGCAAGATAGGCATCAAGGGACAGTGCCTTGATCAGCGTCATGACAGTCAGGATGTTGGCGGCGTAAGAGAGTAGAAAACAAATACAGAACCGCTTGAACGCAGACAGTTGCTCGCCCTTGAATTCGAATGTCCATCTTGAATTCAAGGCATAGGACACGATCAGCCCGCACGTATACCCAAAAGCGTTGGCGTAAATGTCATTGGCCGCAAAAAAATACTTCATTGCGTAGATGACGCTCAAGCCTGTCAGCGTGTTTCCAATGCCGACAATAAGAAACTTGAATAATGACCTGTCCAGGAGTTTGGGGGCTGTCATCAGGTCACTGTTCATTTTTGTTGAGGCCGTTTTTTTTCATGAGAAGGTTTACAGCAGCCACAGCGACCAGCGCGTATAAAAGTTTGGTCATCACGTAATACCTGTTTTCCGTGTGCATGATGGAGGCTGTCATGATTCCAGAGGCAAGAGCTGTGACCGAAATGATAAACAGCCACTTGTTCTTGAAGCAGTAAGTGGCAAGGCAGCCTGCCAGGCTTAAAAAAATCATGAGCTTGATAAAGAGTATCCTGGCAGCGCTCATGAACAAATTGACAGGCTCGTCATCTGTCGGGGCGTAGTTGGCGTACATGGTCCAGTAAAACTTGGAAACTCCCTCGTAAAATCGAATGGCAATAAAGTCGAGCGTGGAAACCCGCTCCTGCAGCGTCGTCAAATAAGCGCCAGGCACCGGTTTGGAAAAAGCGATCAACTCTACATAGGGCTGAGCATTTCCTTCAGCATAGGTTTCCATGTATTTGGGTTCGTAAAACCATAATGTACCTTCCGCAGAGTTATGGAAGACAAACGCAACCTGAACAAGACAGACAGAACTGCCCAGCAAGAATCCGAAGATTCTTTTGAATCGATTTTCGAGAAGGTTGCGAAAGTCGGAAATTACCCAGAAAAACACCAGAAAGAATATCGAGGCAACGTAGTTTTGTTTTAACAGTACGGAGATTCCAGCCAGCACGCCGGCCAGGATCAACATGCCGAAATGTTGACCGTGGTTTTTGTTCGAAACGATCGCGATGGACGAAACAAAAAAGGCAAGGCTTTGAATGTCCGATGATCTTACAGGTATATAGGCGGTGCAAAGCAGTGCGGTCAGGATTACCAATCCTGTTTCAAGAAGCTTTTCTGTCTTGTGTTGCTTGCCTTCCATTGAATCATTGAGGTTTCTGAAAATGACCACGACAGATTTGATGATGACAATGAGGCACAGTATGTTCAGGAATAATGAAATGTAATCGGCTTTTACCGGGTCGCTCGTGAAAAGAAAGGGTAATGCCTGAAAGATCATGATGCCAACGGGTCTGATGCCGTTGTAGCAATTGTAGGGGGCTGTATCGGGATTTAAAAAGTAAGCGGCACATGTTTCTCCAAATACACGGTAGGTGATCGCGTCACCAACTGATGGAAAGTCCATTAACAATCCCTATGTCGAGCCAGTTGCCACATGCTTTGGAAGCCAGCATGAACTTTGATTGATTAAAAGTCGGCGCCGCATTCCAAGTGCGATAGGCGCTTTATGCGAACGCGCCAATGCCAGGGTAACCACCTGGTAGGAATGACCGGGGGAGTGTCGATTCGTTCCTTTTTTTTGTCGCCTGTGGCTGGGGGCGCTCGACGACCGGGATCGTGCAGTCATCGAGAGCTTTCCAGGGCTCAAGGCACTGTTCGGCAAAATCCTTTCGCCGAAAAACGACGCTATCGTCTTGCCTGGCTACGACGACTCAGTGCGGGCGTAGACCTCACAACTCAATCGCCCACGTCTGACTCACCAAATCCTTGCCGAAGCTGTGAATCGGCTCTTCCTCAACCAGCTCAAACCCC
This window encodes:
- a CDS encoding glycosyltransferase produces the protein MLTLSTVTPVYSGQDYLRELVLALAEVRVKLQEDEAPIQLVESIFVLDEGIDESATVLCELAREHDWIRVLHLSRNFGQHPATMAGILHSSSDWVATLDEDLQHPPSEIINLLAKVVLQDKDVAYAKPIAAVHENLIRDLGSSGFKKAMEVFTGNEQISSFNSFRVMRGTLARAAASVCSYDTYFDISLTWFTKRIICVPLSIKDHRVINGKQSGYSLKQLLSHARRMAISSNTKLLRFAGLAGILAFLTSILFMAITLIQHFLFPETIDTHGWASLFTATLFFGGLISVISTVLVEYLMVAILHLNGKPTFYTVDRSRDKFLVDYLRG
- a CDS encoding GtrA family protein, with protein sequence MNSDLMTAPKLLDRSLFKFLIVGIGNTLTGLSVIYAMKYFFAANDIYANAFGYTCGLIVSYALNSRWTFEFKGEQLSAFKRFCICFLLSYAANILTVMTLIKALSLDAYLAQALGMPAYTVTNYILCKHYAFKKDSLSTPQPEAVSPTKPD
- a CDS encoding NAD-dependent epimerase/dehydratase family protein codes for the protein MIILCKKSLAHQTHTEIVLIFGIGLIGLEIVNALTKTGYSPFTHDFSWTDRQQQASDASSIIDKLRTLSHDPMTGTGHGREPAIDVVWAAGKCGFVSSCEELEEEKKSFQRILELHGEISSSGLCNSARFHLVSSAGGLFESQKLINETSTPSPCRPYGNQKLQLEQLLLDTVDNRICFIYRPSSVYGFMNSGRFGFISTLLKNGLLNKEVNILGSMNTLRDYVFSADIGQHIANRITSNNTSGSIEMLASGKPTSILQLKLIVEQIINKKIYICCSSSKANHEDITFDVNGLPVDWQPTEINLGIRKIYNDFF